The following proteins come from a genomic window of Liolophura sinensis isolate JHLJ2023 chromosome 13, CUHK_Ljap_v2, whole genome shotgun sequence:
- the LOC135480297 gene encoding zinc finger protein 862-like — MSKGKITDFFRSKEITNPSSSSSHVDVSSESDGDEEIVGDPRDRSPIKRATGTASPSPQTSTSRPTASASGPSWSVSGERRETNAAPEQSGRVRKFPNSWLDQFPWLEYDEVENVMVCKDCREFGVEGSWSTGNNNFRLKTVKEHVASDAHKTAAAGSQPGQVSLNTQWRKEREERRKAIVTALKTAYWLATEEMPNRKYGSLINFLQELNLKEAKFLNRGKNAKYTSPDVYNQLTECLSKVIWRQLKSGIRQSPTIGIGIDESTDRAQEKHVAVIVRHITKEGRVTTDFLSLERIEDGTAVASFEALNIVAKKLDVPWKKVMGLGADGASVMSGERNGLRSLVEKENPHCTYVHCVCHRLNLAVSQACKTFPEMETVNKILSAVYSYINQSPKKHQEFKEIAILLEADSVKFKRVFEIRWLSMGESVLALIKNYEPLTVFLSQEADRGDPVAVGLLQQLTSFLYLGLLFLTADILAAIHHLSKLFQFRDVSFSAIQGSLKDCRDTLQAMQTQDGPHLGAMMAQLQAGDPEVFRGQRIRMLPTGRGQHQPLTERFQEVRRDFIQEILDNLESRFPQVTLLNAMQVFDPMAYPQNPEDLFHWGNSHLNTLLEFYGESKENADGVRFDRIVDPDVARGEFLPFKRVLHRNRSDEGAATPRFLRPIELFEKIFDARDRLGNRQIFPELFKLMSASVTVMVGNAEAERVFSAQNRIKSKLRAGLTVEHLDHLIRISYGKRPACQFPFEEAADLFFEQNRRI, encoded by the exons ATGTCGAAAGGGAAAATTACGGACTTTTTTCGGTCAAAAGAAATAACAAATCCCAGTAGCAGCAGTAGCCATGTCGATGTCAGCAGCGAGAGTGACGGCGATGAAGAAATTGTAGGCGACCCACGAGACAGGAGTCCCATTAAGCGCGCGACAGGCACGGcgagtcccagcccacagaccagtactagtaggcctactgccAGCGCCAGTGGGCCGAGCTGGAGTGTCAGTGGTGAACGCCGCGAGACGAACGCTGCCCCAGAACAAAGTGGTCGTGTTCGGAAATTTCCAAATTCCTGGCTCGACCAATTCCCATGGCTGGAATATGATGAAGTTGAGAATGTTATGGTGTGCAAAGACTGTAGAGAATTCGGAGTAGAAGGTTCGTGGTCAACCGGAAATAACAATTTCAG atTAAAGACCGTAAAGGAGCATGTTGCTTCAGATGCTCACAAAACCGCAGCTGCTGGAAGTCAGCCTGGACAGGTTTCTCTTAATACCCAGTGGCGGAAGGAAAGGGAGGAAAGGAGAAAAGCAATAGTGACTGCGCTTAAAACAGCTTACTGGCTTGCTACAGAAGAAATGCCCAACAGGAAGTATGGCAGCCTGATCAACTTTTTGCAGGAGTTAAACTTGAAGGAGGCTAAATTCTTGAACAGGGGAAAAAATGCAAAGTACACAAGCCCAGATGTGTACAATCAGTTGACTGAATGTTTGAGCAAGGTCATTTGGAGGCAGCTCAAGTCCGGGATCCGTCAGTCCCCAACTATTGGTATTGGGATTGATGAAAGTACAGACAGGGCACAGGAAAAACATGTCGCAGTCATTGTCAGGCATATTACTAAGGAGGGCCGTGtcacaacagactttttgtcaCTTGAAAGAATTGAGGACGGTACGGCTGTTGCCAGTTTTGAGGCACTGAATATTGTGGCGAAGAAACTGGATGTTCCGTGGAAAAAGGTTATGGGCCTTGGCGCTGATGGGGCGTCTGTCATGTCTGGGGAAAGGAATGGTCTGCGAAGTCTGGTGGAAAAAGAAAACCCCCACTGTACGTATGTGCATTGTGTCTGTCACAGGCTCAACTTGGCAGTATCACAGGCCTGTAAAACTTTTCCAGAAATGGAAACAGTCAACAAAATACTGTCAGCTGTGTACAGCTATATAAACCAATCCCCAAAGAAACACCAGGAGTTTAAAGAAATCGCAATACTCCTAGAGGCAGACAGTGTAAAATTTAAGAGGGTGTTTGAGATAAGATGGCTGTCCATGGGGGAATCGGTTCTGGCTCTTATCAAAAATTATGAACCATTGACAGTCTTTCTTAGCCAGGAGGCAGACAGGGGTGACCCAGTGGCAGTGGGTTTACTGCAGCAGCTGACTTCCTTCCTCTACCTCGGCCTTCTGTTCCTGACTGCTGACATTTTAGCAGCCATCCACCACCTCagcaaactgttccagttccgCGACGTCAGCTTCAGTGCTATCCAGGGCTCA CTGAAGGACTGTAGAGACACCCTTCAGGCAATGCAAACACAGGATGGTCCACATCTAGGAGCAATGATGGCACAACTTCAGGCAGGTGATCCAGAAGTCTTCAGGGGCCAGCGCATCAGAATGCTACCTACAGGACGAGGGCAGCATCAACCTCTGACAGAGCGTTTCCAAGAAGTGCGACGGGATTTCATCCAAGAAATACTGGATAATCTTGAGAGTCGTTTTCCACAAGTCACCCTCTTGAATGCCATGCAG GTATTTGATCCCATGGCCTATCCTCAAAATCCAGAAGACCTATTTCACTGGGGCAACAGCCATCTCAACACACTGTTGGAGTTCTATGGAGAATCTAAGGAAAATGCTGATGGTGTTCGTTTTGACAGGATCGTTGATCCAGATGTTGCAAGAGGAGAGTTCTTGCCCTTCAAGCGAGTGCTTCATAGAAATAGGAGTGACGAGGGTGCAGCGACACCTAGATTTCTGAGACCCATTGAACTCTTTGAAAAGATCTTTGATGCCAGGGACAGATTAGGCAACAGGCAGATATTTCCAG AACTGTTCAAGTTAATGTCTGCCAGTGTGACAGTGATGGTTGGGAATGCAGAGGCTGAAAGGGTGTTTTCTGCCCAGAATCGCATCAAATCCAAACTTCGCGCGGGGTTGACGGTGGAGCACCTGGATCACCTGATCAGGATCAGCTACGGCAAACGGCCAGCTTGTCAGTTCCCCTTTGAGGAGGCAGCAGATTTGTtttttgaacaaaacagaaGGATTTAA
- the LOC135480394 gene encoding uncharacterized protein LOC135480394: protein MANIYTKRSHYPRTTMANNYRPIITEGKLPKICRPQPRLLSPDRSLNPHPQGLSFQVPDGKAAFSIWNKDFEVIKQKLPLMLRYQRT, encoded by the exons ATGGCGaacatatataccaaaaggtcgCATTATCCGAGAACAACAATGGCGAATAATTACCGACCCATTATTACAGAAGGAAAGCTGCCTAAGATCTGCAGGCCTCAGCCCCGACTTCTGTCTCCAGATCGTAGCCTGAACCCTCATCCCCAGGGATTATCATTCCAGGTCCCGGATGGAAAAGCG GCATTCAGTATCTGGAACAAAGACTTCGAGGTCATAAAGCAGAAGCTGCCCTTGATGCTCAGATATCAAC GCACAtga